TTATTCGGTTCACAACCCTTTGCATCATCAAATCGCACATGCTCAGATGCAAGGTCCACGATCGACCCTCCCTTGAGGGTCCATAGTGCCTGGAGAGCTGCACCAAAGGCAGCACTCTCTCCAACTTCTGGAACTGAAACCGGCAGTTGCATTACATCACATGCAATCTGTCTCCAGATGGCACTCTTCGCCCCACCACCGGTGAGGATGATCCGCTTGGGGATGAAGCCAAGCTCCCCGAATGCATCCAATCCACCCTTCATGGCATAGATGGAACTTTCCAAGGCAGCTCGGGCAATATTCTCAACCTTCATATTCCCCATATCCAAACCGGCGATCACACCCTTTCCGTGTGGCAGGTTGGGCACTCTCTCACCATTGAAGAAAGGAAGCATGGTTACCCCCTCACATCCAATGGGAGCCTTCGCGGCCAGAGTGTCAAGTTCCTTGACATCATAGCCGAAGAGCTGTCTCACTGATTCTGTGGTAATGGTGCAGTTCATGGTACAGAGCAGTGGAAGATACCCACCGGTGGAAGAACAGAAGGCTGCAAGCCTGCCTTTTCGGTCGGTAATGCAAGCATCACTGTATCCGAACAGCGTACCGCTGGTCCCCATGCTCATGGTCAGATCGCCCTTTCCCACACAACCGGTTCCAATGGCTCCTGCCATATTGTCCCCTGCACCACAGGAGACAGGAATCCCTTGTGGGATACCAAGCTCCTTTGCTGTTGATGCTTGTACAGTGCCAGCTGCATCTCCTGCCTTGGTAATCGGGGGAAGCATGCTATAGAGATCACGTTCCTCATCCACCGCCAGCAGTACTTCCCTGCTCCATGCTTTGTTCTTCACATCAAAGAATGCAGTACCGGAAGCATCACCTGCTTCAGCACTGTAGACTCCAGTGAAATACAGATTGATATAATCATGGGGAAGAAGGATATGAGCCAGCTTGGCATATGCGTCTGGCCGATGTTGTTTCAAGTGAAGAATCTTGGACAAGGTATAGCCGGGAAGGATCTGGTTTCCCAGGAGCTCGAACACTCTCTCTTCTCCCCCGAGTTTCTGTGTTAGTTCGTCACACTGTGCTTTGGTGGAGGTATCACACCAGAGT
The sequence above is drawn from the uncultured Sphaerochaeta sp. genome and encodes:
- the xylB gene encoding xylulokinase, yielding MQVVIGIDTGTQSTKVLCYDAETKQVLLTVSASHEMESRDDGTREQEAVWYLDAIRSCFAQIDPKIKEQVVAIGVSAQQHGFVPVGKDGEVLAPVKLWCDTSTKAQCDELTQKLGGEERVFELLGNQILPGYTLSKILHLKQHRPDAYAKLAHILLPHDYINLYFTGVYSAEAGDASGTAFFDVKNKAWSREVLLAVDEERDLYSMLPPITKAGDAAGTVQASTAKELGIPQGIPVSCGAGDNMAGAIGTGCVGKGDLTMSMGTSGTLFGYSDACITDRKGRLAAFCSSTGGYLPLLCTMNCTITTESVRQLFGYDVKELDTLAAKAPIGCEGVTMLPFFNGERVPNLPHGKGVIAGLDMGNMKVENIARAALESSIYAMKGGLDAFGELGFIPKRIILTGGGAKSAIWRQIACDVMQLPVSVPEVGESAAFGAALQALWTLKGGSIVDLASEHVRFDDAKGCEPNKESGAQYAKAYERYQSYVEAMTPLFQ